A single Nicotiana tabacum cultivar K326 chromosome 5, ASM71507v2, whole genome shotgun sequence DNA region contains:
- the LOC107806072 gene encoding NDR1/HIN1-like protein 1 codes for MSVKECTHHKDKKQKTVRRLCAGILIFLFIVLLTILLIWAILQPKKPRFILQDATIFNFNVSAPNIFSTSIQVTIFSRNPNDNIGVYYEKMHVYANYHNQQITYYTQIPSVYQGHKDVNIWSPYVSSNNVPIAPYNGPDLKQDQQNGGVWLDFKIDGRVKWKVGTFTSGHYHLHVRCPAYVPFGNNLGDGGIVVGNNAVKYQLARSCDVSV; via the coding sequence ATGTCCGTGAAGGAGTGCACCCACCACAAggacaaaaaacaaaaaactgtCCGGCGACTCTGCGCTGGAATTCTCATCTTCCTCTTCATTGTCCTATTAACCATCCTCCTTATCTGGGctattcttcaacccaaaaaacccCGTTTCATTCTCCAAGATGCCACCATCTTCAATTTCAACGTTTCCGCCCCCAACATCTTCTCAACATCAATCCAAGTCACAATTTTCTCCCGCAACCCAAACGACAATATCGGCGTTTACTACGAAAAAATGCACGTATACGCCAATTATCATAATCAGCAAATTACTTATTATACTCAAATTCCTTCAGTTTATCAAGGTCATAAGGATGTTAATATTTGGTCGCCGTATGTTTCTAGTAATAACGTTCCGATTGCTCCTTATAATGGACCAGATTTAAAGCAGGACCAGCAAAACGGTGGCGTTTGGCTCGATTTTAAAATTGACGGTCGTGTGAAATGGAAAGTTGGGACGTTTACTTCTGGGCATTATCATTTACATGTGAGGTGTCCGGCTTATGTTCCGTTTGGGAACAATCTCGGAGACGGAGGAATTGTCGTCGGAAATAACGCCGTTAAGTATCAACTTGCCCGGAGCTGTGATGTGAGTGTTTAa